The Helicobacter canis genomic sequence GAGGCGATGTCTTTTGCAGGATCTGCGCGGCTAGGCATAGAGCTTAGCACGGCAAAGCAGCCGCTATCTTTCTATGCTGCGCCATTTATCGAGCTAGCGTGGCAAGGGCTTTTTAGCGCAGAGGATTTTGCTAGAGAGAAAGAGCGCGATGATGATAAGAGCGATGAAGAGAGCGGTAGAGTCTCTGCCCTACTCTTTGGCTCTGGGATACAAGCAGGCGTGCAGTATAAAATCTATCGAGCCTATGGGATAGTCAATTATCTAGCCAATTTCTCCAAGCTCTCACACGATATAAGTGTCCCTCTGCGCGATATGCTAGGCGTGGGATTTGGGGTAGGCATTGAGCTATCATCTATGCGCCTAGGCGTGCAGTATCTCTACCAGTCCTACACCTATCACACCGGGTATATTTATAGCGATAGGCATTCAAGTATTTTGGTGCTAGATTCTACTAGCAAGGCGCGATCAGGTGCGCACGGCGTGTTTTTGACCATAGGCTTTGGCTTTTAGCCCCATATCACTTCTAAGGAGATCCAATGCAACCCACACCAGATAAGACCCAAGCCCAAAGAGATGCCCTGCACTCTACCATTTGGAAAGTCGCTAATGACCTGCGCGGCAGTGTCGATGGCTGGGATTTCAAAATGTATGTGCTAGGAATGCTTTTTTACCGCTTTATCAGTGAAAATCTAGCCGCCCATATCAATATCAAGCAAGGCATAAGCCCTGCCACTATGCAAACGGGGGGGGGGGGACAACCCCAACGCCTACGAAAATCTAAGCGATAAAGATATAGATGAAAATGAAAAGAGCCGCGAAGCTATCATTAGAGAAAAGGGCTTTTTCATCTACCCAAGCCAGCTCTTTTGCAATGTCCTAAAGTCCCACGCCCACGACACCACCAACCTAAACCAAACCCTAAGCAACACCTTTGAAAGCATAGAAGCCTCCACCATAGGCACAGCAAGTGAAGCCAAGTTTAAAGAGCTTTTTAGCGATATTGATGTCAATTCTAGTAAAAATCTAGGAGAAACTCTCCTAAAGCGCAATGAAAAGCTCTATAAGGTGATGCAAGCCATAGCCACGCTTGATTTGCATTATAGTGATAATGCTATCGATACCTTTGGCGATGCGTATGAATACCTTATGCGTATGTATGCGGGCAACGCAGGCAAAAGTGGGGGCGAGTTTTTCACCCCTCAGGAAGTGAGCCACCTACTAGCAAGGCTTGTAAGCTATGGTAAGCAAAGTGTCAATAAAGTCTATGACCCAGCTTGCGGGAGTGGCTCGCTGCTCTTGCAGTTTGCCAAAGTGCTAGGCAGCGCAAATGTCAAGCAAGGCTTTTTCGGGCAGGAGATAAACCCGACTATTTATAATCTCTGCCGTATCAATATGCTTTTGCACAATGTGGGCTTTGAGAATTTTGACATAGCCCTAGGCGACACACTCCTAGAGCCTAAGCACGCAAATGATGAGCCCTTTGATGCCATTGTGTCAAATCCCCCTTACTCTACCAAATGGATAGGCGATGATGACCCCAAGCTTATCAATGACCCTCGCTTCGCCCCTGCTGGCGTGCTAGCCCCTAAAGGCTATGCCGATCTAGCTTTCACTATGCATATGCTCTCTTGGCTCTCTCCTTCTGGCACTTGTGCCATAGTAGAGTTCCCGGGCGTGCTTTACCGCGACAAAAAAGAAAAGCAAATCCGCAAATACCTAATCGATCAAAACTTCATCGATACCATTATCCAGCTCCCGGATAATCTCTTTTTCGGCACAAATATCGTCACCTCTATCATCGTGCTAAAGAAAAATAAGCCCAATATGCACACCCTTTTCATCGATGCAAGCGAGCAATTTACCAAAGTTACAAAGAAAAATATCCTAGAATCCACCCATATAAATACCATAGTAGAAGCCTATGCCAAACGCGAAGATATAGAGCATTTCTCGCGTTTAGTAAGTGTGGAAGAAATACGGGCTAATGACTACAATCTAAGCACCTCCACCTACATCACGCCAAAAGACACAAGGGAAGTTATCAATATCACCGACCTAAACGCACAAATCGCCCAAATCGTAGAGAGACAAGCAGCCCTAAGGACGCAAATAGACTCTATCATCACAAGCCTAGAGGGCTAGCAATGAGAAGCCTAAAACTCCTAGCCCAAAGCACCGCCTCCACCATAGCCGTGGAATGGACCCCAAGTAAAAAAGTGGATTCTAGCTATCAAAGTGAAGCCCAGCTTGAAAAAGAGCTTATTGCTACCTTACAAGCCCAAGGCTATGGATACGCCCCTATCAGCGATGAAAAATCCCTAGAATCCAATCTCCGCACAAAGCTAGAGGAGCTAAATTCCACCACCCTAAGCAACACAGAGTGGCGGCGATTTTTCGCTCAAGTGCTTTCTAGGGCAAATGCCTCTATCGTGGAAAAAAGCGTGCTAATCCAAGAGGACTATATCCAGCCCCTAGAGCGCGATAATGGCAGCATTATCAACTTCAAGCTAATCGACAAAGCCGACATACATAAAAACTCCTTGCAAGTTATCAATCAGTATGAAGCTACCACGCCGACACGCTCCCACCGCTATGATGTAAGCATTTTAGTCAATGGACTGCCCCTAGTGCATATCGAGCTAAAACGCCGCGGCGTGAGCCTTAAAGAAGCTTTCAATCAAATCAACCGCTACGGGCGGGAGAGCTTTTTTAGCGGAAACGCGCTTTTTGAGTTTGTGCAGATTTTTGTCATTAGCAACGGCACGCAAAGCAAGTATTATTCTAACACCACGCGCGATTTTCATATCAAAACCCAAAACGGCATAAAAACGACCAAAACTTCCAATAGCTTTGAATTTACAAGCTATTTTAGCGATGAGAAAAACACCATTATAAACGACCTTATCGACTTTGCAAAGACCTTTTTTGCTAGGCACACGCTGCTAAATATCCTCTGCCACTACTGCGTGCTAGATGTGGATAGAAAGCTCCTAGTCCTACGCCCTTACCAAATCGCCGCGTGTGAAAAGATTTTGCAACAAATTGCCATAAGCTACCACAACAAATTCTATGAAAAATCAAGCGAGCAAAAAAGCGGCGGCTATATCTGGCACACCACAGGCAGCGGCAAAACTTTGACCAGCTTCAAAACCGCCCAGCTAGTGAGCAAAATCCAAGAGATTGCTAAAGTGCTTTTTGTCGTGGATAGAAAAGATTTAGACTATCAAACTATGCGTGAATACGATAGATTCCAAAAGGGTGCTGCCACAGGGAGCAAAAGCACCAAAGAGCTACAATCACGCCTTAACAGCACAGACAAAAATCATAAAATCATCATCACCACTATCCAAAAGCTCTCCCGCTTCATCGCCCAAGCAGAAAAAGACCATACAATCTTTAGCGAACACATTGTGATGATCTTTGATGAGTGCCATAGAAGTCAATTTGGGCAAATGCAAAAAGACATTTCCAAAGCCTTTAAAAAGCTCTATCTCTTTGGCTTCACAGGCACGCCCATTTTTGCCGCAAACGCGCTAGGCTTTGAGACGACAGAGCGCGTCTTTGGGGCTTGCTTGCACCGCTACACGATAATCCACGCCATACGCGACCATAATGTCCTGCCTTTCCGCGTGAGCTACCACACCACAGCTAAGCTAAAGTCCCAGCCTATCCAAGATGAGCAAGTCCCAGCCATAGACACAGAAGAGATCCTCCTAGCCAAAGAGCGTATTTCCCACATCACTCGCTATATCTTAGAGCATTTTACCACCCAGACCAAGCGCAGCTCCACCTACACCATAAATGGCAAGCACACAAAAGGCTTTAACGCTATCTTTGCCACCCAGTCTATCCCTATGGCTATGCGATATTATGAAGAGTTTCAAGCCCAGCAAGCCAGCCTGCCAGAATCTCAAAGGCTAAAAGTAG encodes the following:
- a CDS encoding type I restriction endonuclease subunit R, producing the protein MRSLKLLAQSTASTIAVEWTPSKKVDSSYQSEAQLEKELIATLQAQGYGYAPISDEKSLESNLRTKLEELNSTTLSNTEWRRFFAQVLSRANASIVEKSVLIQEDYIQPLERDNGSIINFKLIDKADIHKNSLQVINQYEATTPTRSHRYDVSILVNGLPLVHIELKRRGVSLKEAFNQINRYGRESFFSGNALFEFVQIFVISNGTQSKYYSNTTRDFHIKTQNGIKTTKTSNSFEFTSYFSDEKNTIINDLIDFAKTFFARHTLLNILCHYCVLDVDRKLLVLRPYQIAACEKILQQIAISYHNKFYEKSSEQKSGGYIWHTTGSGKTLTSFKTAQLVSKIQEIAKVLFVVDRKDLDYQTMREYDRFQKGAATGSKSTKELQSRLNSTDKNHKIIITTIQKLSRFIAQAEKDHTIFSEHIVMIFDECHRSQFGQMQKDISKAFKKLYLFGFTGTPIFAANALGFETTERVFGACLHRYTIIHAIRDHNVLPFRVSYHTTAKLKSQPIQDEQVPAIDTEEILLAKERISHITRYILEHFTTQTKRSSTYTINGKHTKGFNAIFATQSIPMAMRYYEEFQAQQASLPESQRLKVGIIYSYAPNDEQEEESSEDTISLPKSQRDFLDAAINDYNAIFACRFDSSADNFQNYYKDFSLKLKNRELDLAIVVNMFLTGFDATTLNTLYVDKSLRYHGLLQAYSRTNRILNSIKSFGNIIAFRDLQRNTDDALALFSDENAKGIVFLRSLEEYLHGYTDEKGDKHKGYHELLHILQTRFPLANFLESTLKQSDKRDFLALFGEILKLRNILEVFDEFSDPLSERDRQDYQSYYIDTYESLRAKDQAEKHSVLDEVEFEVELLKQVEVSIEYILELIATYHRHKDKGSYERILKLLDSSLSLRSKKELLLRFIQSLNPQSNVEKDFSTYIAARKDESLDTIITELDLKPKETRAFIQDSFERGELRDYGRAFGEILPPSPLFGKGAEQTHKIREKALEKLQAFFELFKGLELRQER